A single window of Oxyura jamaicensis isolate SHBP4307 breed ruddy duck chromosome 3 unlocalized genomic scaffold, BPBGC_Ojam_1.0 oxy39_random_OJ72175, whole genome shotgun sequence DNA harbors:
- the LOC118157114 gene encoding PHD finger protein 24-like: NHHSLAASAFKDRLQEQPAVRRQAEAGGTRRGTLEQMVQEGEEEVSTGPSQPEEGSASKAAWERLWDGRGVEPEEFDRANRFTPPTFIRPQRELHDDEPLDISLEQREQILNNEMCEICEVWTAESLFPCRICSRVYHDGCLCHMGYLQNDSAVEVMETAHTETGWSCYYCDNLNLLLTKEEMYSLMKTLRQCKIIPDTCLTLDDFLHYKHLVHKQQFERPMGKAQEERATLQFSALDPSKKGQIEWPDFLSHESIQLLQKLRPQNSLLRLLTAKERERARVAFLVLDQHSDGFIGENECHKARHAWFRKHQKETLSCNVSISHVGPMSESSPASSGSSKSQEKTLLAVEQEEARCVDWPSFLQENVAYILAARPNSAAVHLQQPA, translated from the exons aaccaccacagcttgGCCGCGTCAGCCTTCAAAgacaggctgcaggagcagccagcgGTGCGGCggcaggcagaggctgggggcaCGCGCCGAGGGACACTGGAACAGATGGTgcaagagggagaggaggaagtgTCCACGGGGCCCTCGCAGCCGGAGGAGGGCAGTGCCAGCAAGGCCGCATGGGAGCGGCTGTGGGACGGCCGGGGTGTGGAGCCGGAGGAGTTTGACCGAGCCAACAGGTTCACGCCACCCACCTTCATCCGGCCACAGCGGGAGCTGCATGATGACGAGCCACTGGACATCAGCTTGGAGCAGCGGGAGCAG ATCCTCAACAACGAGATGTGTGAGATCTGCGAGGTGTGGACAGCCGAGAGCCTCTTCCCCTGCCGCATCTGCAGCCGGGTGTACCACGATGGCTGCCTGTGCCACATGGGATACCTGCAGAACGACAGTGCCGTGGAGGTGATGGAGACTGCACACACCGAGACTGGATGGAGCTGCTACTACTGC GACAACCTCAATCTCCTGTTGACAAAGGAGGAGATGTACAGCCTGATGAAGACTTTGCGGCAGTGCAAGATCATTCCAG ATACCTGCCTGACGCTGGATGACTTCCTGCACTACAAGCACCTGGTGCACAAGCAGCAGTTTGAGCGGCCCATGGGGAAGGCACAGGAGGAGCGGGCCACCCTGCAGTTCTCTGCCCTGGACCCCAGCAAGAAGGGGCAAATCGAGTGGCCAGATTTCCTCTCCCACGAGTCtatccagctgctgcagaaactcCGGCCGCAG AACTCCCTGCTGCGGCTGCTGACGGCCAAGGAGCGTGAGCGGGCACGCGTGGCCTTCCTGGTGCTGGACCAGCACAGCGATGGCTTCATTGGGGAGAACGAGTGCCACAAGGCCCGGCATGCCTGGTTCCGCAAACACCAGAAGGAGACGCTGTCCTGCAACGTCAG cATCAGCCATGTCGGGCCTATGTCAGAGAGCAGCCCCgccagcagcggcagcagcaagAGCCAGGAGAAGACCCTGCTGGCcgtggagcaggaggaagccaG GTGTGTCGACTGGCCCAGCTTCCTGCAGGAGAATGTCGCCTACATCCTGGCTGCCCGCCCCAACAGCGCTGCCGtccacctgcagcagccagcctag